A stretch of the Desulfatiglans sp. genome encodes the following:
- the prfA gene encoding peptide chain release factor 1: protein MFEKIKEIEDRYSLLESELSRADIVKDQRTYQKYSKEHSHLAPIIKVYRELNNLDVEIDNNRSLLNDSDPEMRKLAKQELDELNTRKEELENELRILLLPKDPNDDKNIILEIRAGTGGDEAALFAADLLRSYLKYAEIKRWNTEVLSQSMTGIGGYKEIILLIEGNDVYSRLKYESGVHRVQRVPETEAQGRIHTSAITVAVLPEAEEVDVEIDPDDLRIDTYRSSGKGGQHVNKTDSAVRLTHLPTGIVVACQDERSQHKNKAKAMKVLRSKILDAQVTEQQSKISQDRKNMVGTGDRSERIRTYNYPQGRVTDHRIGLTLYKLEDILQGDLELVINPLVNHFQTEALKGES, encoded by the coding sequence ATGTTTGAAAAGATAAAGGAAATTGAAGACCGGTACAGTCTGCTTGAAAGCGAGCTTTCAAGAGCTGACATTGTAAAAGATCAGAGGACCTACCAGAAGTATTCAAAGGAGCACAGTCACCTGGCGCCGATAATAAAGGTTTACAGAGAACTTAATAATTTAGATGTAGAAATCGATAATAACAGGTCACTTTTAAACGATAGTGACCCTGAGATGAGAAAGCTTGCCAAACAAGAGTTGGATGAGCTCAATACCAGGAAGGAAGAGCTGGAAAATGAACTCAGGATTCTATTGTTACCAAAGGACCCAAATGATGATAAGAATATAATTCTTGAAATAAGGGCCGGCACAGGCGGTGATGAGGCTGCCCTTTTTGCCGCAGACCTTTTGAGAAGTTACCTCAAATATGCAGAGATAAAGAGATGGAATACAGAGGTGCTGAGCCAGAGCATGACCGGTATAGGCGGCTACAAGGAGATAATTCTATTAATCGAAGGCAATGATGTCTATAGCAGACTCAAGTATGAAAGCGGCGTGCACAGGGTGCAGCGTGTGCCCGAAACAGAGGCACAGGGCAGGATACATACTTCTGCAATAACTGTTGCAGTGCTGCCTGAAGCGGAAGAGGTGGATGTTGAAATAGACCCGGATGACTTAAGGATCGATACATACAGATCATCAGGCAAGGGTGGTCAGCATGTAAACAAAACCGATTCTGCTGTACGATTAACGCATCTGCCCACCGGAATAGTAGTAGCCTGCCAGGATGAGAGGTCACAGCATAAGAACAAGGCAAAGGCAATGAAGGTTTTAAGGTCAAAAATACTTGATGCACAGGTGACCGAACAGCAGTCAAAAATATCACAGGACAGGAAAAACATGGTGGGTACCGGCGACAGGAGCGAAAGGATACGCACCTATAACTACCCACAGGGTCGTGTTACTGATCACAGGATCGGCCTTACCCTTTACAAGCTTGAGGATATCCTCCAGGGCGATCTGGAACTTGTTATAAACCCCCTGGTCAATCATTTTCAGACAGAGGCGCTAAAAGGGGAATCGTGA
- the rpmE gene encoding 50S ribosomal protein L31, whose product MKKDIHPEYHKTLVHCACGNEFETGSTFKEIKVEICSQCHPFYTGKQKLVDTAGRVERFKNKYAKFEKDKKASSSKN is encoded by the coding sequence ATGAAAAAAGATATACACCCAGAATACCATAAAACCCTGGTGCATTGTGCCTGCGGAAACGAATTCGAGACAGGTTCCACATTTAAAGAGATCAAAGTGGAAATATGTTCACAGTGCCACCCCTTCTATACCGGGAAACAGAAACTCGTTGACACTGCCGGAAGGGTTGAACGATTCAAGAACAAATATGCCAAGTTTGAAAAAGATAAAAAGGCATCCTCATCCAAGAATTAG
- a CDS encoding transcription termination factor Rho — protein sequence MNLVELKKMKISELTTMGRDFNIEGATGMPKQELIFALLQAHSEQNGLIYGEGVLETLPDGFGFLRAPDANYLPGPDDIYISPSQIRRFNLRTGDTVAGQIRPPKDSERYFALLKVEQVNHEDPEISRDKILFDNLTPLYPNERITLETVADNYSSRIMDLLTPIGKGQRGLIVAPPRTGKTMLLQNIANSVTANDKSIHKIVLLIDERPEEVTDMQRSVDAEVISSTFDEPQQRHVQVAEMVIEKAKRLVEHKRDVLILLDSITRLARAYNATVPPSGKILSGGLDSNALHKPKRFFGAARNIEEGGSLTIIATALIDTGSRMDEVIFEEFKGTGNMEIILDRKLTDRRIFPSIDINRSGTRKEELLLKEADLNRIWILRKLLAPLTQVDSMDFLLDKMKGTKNNTAFLKSMSQ from the coding sequence ATGAATCTTGTCGAATTAAAAAAGATGAAAATCAGTGAACTGACAACTATGGGCAGGGACTTCAACATCGAAGGGGCAACAGGCATGCCTAAACAGGAGTTGATATTTGCCCTTCTCCAGGCCCATTCAGAGCAAAATGGCCTTATATATGGAGAGGGTGTGCTTGAGACCCTGCCTGACGGCTTCGGGTTTTTAAGGGCCCCTGATGCCAATTATCTGCCAGGTCCTGATGATATCTACATATCGCCTTCCCAGATCCGAAGATTTAATCTCAGGACTGGCGATACAGTTGCCGGCCAGATAAGGCCGCCAAAGGATTCAGAAAGGTATTTTGCCCTCCTGAAGGTAGAGCAGGTCAACCATGAAGACCCTGAAATTTCCCGCGACAAGATACTTTTTGACAACCTTACCCCCTTATACCCCAATGAACGTATAACACTAGAGACAGTTGCTGATAACTATTCATCAAGAATCATGGATCTCCTTACCCCCATAGGCAAAGGGCAGCGCGGCCTGATTGTTGCCCCTCCCCGAACCGGTAAAACAATGCTCCTCCAGAATATAGCCAACAGCGTTACAGCAAATGATAAAAGCATACACAAGATTGTTCTCCTTATAGATGAAAGGCCCGAAGAGGTAACTGACATGCAGCGTTCGGTTGATGCAGAGGTTATCAGTTCAACATTTGATGAACCCCAGCAAAGGCATGTGCAGGTCGCCGAGATGGTAATTGAAAAGGCAAAAAGGCTTGTCGAGCACAAACGTGATGTGCTTATCCTCCTTGACAGCATCACCAGGCTTGCAAGGGCATATAACGCAACCGTGCCTCCGAGTGGAAAGATCCTGTCAGGCGGTCTTGACTCAAACGCCCTGCACAAACCAAAGAGATTCTTCGGTGCTGCACGTAACATTGAGGAGGGGGGAAGCCTCACAATTATAGCGACAGCACTTATAGATACCGGAAGCAGAATGGATGAAGTTATATTTGAAGAGTTCAAGGGAACAGGTAACATGGAGATCATCCTTGACCGCAAACTTACCGACCGCAGGATATTCCCATCCATAGACATCAACAGGTCAGGGACAAGAAAGGAAGAGCTGCTCTTAAAAGAGGCAGATCTTAACAGGATATGGATACTTAGAAAACTGCTTGCCCCCCTTACCCAGGTTGACAGTATGGATTTTTTACTGGACAAAATGAAAGGAACAAAGAATAATACAGCCTTTTTAAAATCAATGAGCCAATAA
- a CDS encoding RluA family pseudouridine synthase: MENAQERKCSFQAETADIDLRIDSFLSAKNHDLTRSRIQALIRDGHIKVNKNHVKPSYRLRVGDIIELILPPSLPYQLNPEPLNLSIIYEDSYIIVLDKPPGLVIHPAPGHKEGTLVHGLIYHCNDLSGIGGVMRPGIVHRLDRNTSGLLVVAKNDKAHNFLSSQFKNGLINKRYFALVHDIPEGVEGRIDLPISRNPIKRKEMTVSPKGKRAITEWRIEKPLSDRFALLSVTIKTGRTHQIRVHMSHIGHPVVGDPVYGYKNSWWRKNNLSTDDIQDCLKRQMLHSAYLAFIHPDTEKYVEFHAPIPADMELAIKKLGSFPIKI; encoded by the coding sequence GTGGAAAATGCACAGGAAAGAAAATGCTCCTTTCAGGCTGAAACAGCAGACATTGATTTACGTATTGACTCTTTTTTATCCGCAAAAAACCATGATCTGACAAGGTCAAGGATCCAGGCGCTTATCAGGGATGGACATATAAAGGTTAATAAAAACCATGTAAAACCCAGTTACAGATTAAGGGTTGGCGATATAATTGAATTAATATTGCCGCCCTCACTTCCTTATCAGCTCAACCCCGAGCCCCTCAATTTATCAATAATATACGAGGACTCATACATTATTGTTCTTGATAAGCCACCGGGGCTTGTCATTCATCCTGCACCGGGGCATAAAGAAGGGACACTTGTTCATGGCCTGATTTATCACTGTAATGATCTCTCAGGCATAGGCGGGGTAATGAGACCGGGTATTGTTCACCGGCTTGACAGAAACACCTCGGGCCTGCTTGTAGTTGCCAAAAATGATAAGGCGCATAATTTTTTATCGAGCCAGTTTAAAAATGGTTTGATTAATAAAAGGTACTTTGCCCTGGTTCATGACATACCAGAGGGAGTGGAGGGCAGGATAGACCTGCCAATATCCCGCAACCCGATAAAAAGAAAAGAGATGACTGTATCACCAAAGGGGAAAAGGGCCATTACAGAATGGCGAATAGAAAAGCCCCTTTCTGACAGATTCGCATTACTGTCTGTAACAATAAAGACAGGCAGGACCCATCAGATCAGGGTGCATATGTCACATATCGGACATCCAGTTGTCGGCGACCCTGTCTATGGTTATAAAAACAGCTGGTGGAGAAAAAATAACCTCTCTACAGATGATATACAGGATTGCCTTAAAAGACAGATGCTCCATTCAGCATACCTTGCCTTTATTCACCCTGACACAGAAAAATATGTGGAGTTTCATGCGCCTATTCCAGCAGATATGGAGCTGGCAATAAAAAAACTGGGGTCATTTCCAATAAAAATATAA
- a CDS encoding CarD family transcriptional regulator — translation MFKEGDLAVYPAHGVGIIETIETKEISGCRQDFYTIRILDNNMKIMVPTRNVNNVGLREIIGQKEIPKLYSILKKRDMAIDNQTWNRRYREYMDKIKTGSVFEVAEVYRDLHMLKEEKDLSFGERKMLDTARSLLVKEISLAKKVAEKQIEKDLDKMFPATSTPAPTA, via the coding sequence ATGTTTAAAGAAGGTGATTTGGCAGTATACCCTGCACATGGAGTTGGCATAATAGAGACAATTGAGACCAAAGAAATTTCAGGATGCAGGCAGGATTTTTATACTATCAGAATTCTTGATAATAATATGAAAATCATGGTACCTACTCGTAATGTGAATAATGTCGGTTTAAGGGAAATAATAGGCCAGAAGGAGATCCCCAAACTATATTCTATACTTAAGAAAAGGGATATGGCGATAGATAACCAGACATGGAACCGAAGGTATCGGGAATATATGGATAAAATAAAGACAGGTTCTGTCTTTGAGGTGGCAGAGGTTTACCGTGACCTGCATATGCTGAAGGAAGAAAAGGATCTGTCATTCGGTGAGAGAAAGATGCTTGATACAGCAAGGAGCCTTTTAGTAAAGGAGATATCCCTTGCAAAAAAGGTAGCAGAAAAACAAATTGAAAAGGATCTGGACAAGATGTTCCCGGCAACCTCAACGCCTGCTCCCACTGCATAA